In one window of Haloimpatiens sp. FM7315 DNA:
- a CDS encoding competence/damage-inducible protein A, whose product MKAEILAVGTEILLGDILNTNAQYLSKKLAQLGIEVYFQGVVGDNEDRLKEALELSFKRADLVITTGGLGPTKDDLTKETIFDFFHKPSVIHEKSLNSIKEYFKKSNREMPDNNIKQAYFPEDAIIMENNNGTAPGCILESKGKIIGVFPGPPKELVPMFEESFLPYIKKFTKGVLYSKVLRVAGLGESKACEIIQDILDEQNNPTIAPYAKDTEVTFRITAKANTEVEAKKIIEPLEKKVRERLGENVYGVGNTSIEDETAKLLIKNNLTIAVAESCTGGLLAGKLINYPGISSVFMDGVVSYSNESKMKRLGVKEETLDKYGAVSKEVAMEMAEGVSKTMETKVGISTTGIAGPTGGSPEKPVGLVYVGLYIEGKTSYIRLNLNGNRQKVRDLAVNKAINYLRRNILER is encoded by the coding sequence TTGAAAGCAGAGATTTTAGCAGTAGGTACTGAGATTCTATTAGGAGATATTTTAAACACTAATGCGCAGTATCTTTCAAAAAAATTAGCTCAGCTTGGAATAGAAGTTTATTTTCAAGGAGTTGTAGGTGACAATGAGGATAGGTTAAAGGAAGCTTTGGAGCTATCTTTTAAAAGAGCAGATTTAGTTATTACAACAGGCGGTTTAGGACCAACTAAAGATGACTTAACAAAAGAAACAATCTTTGATTTTTTCCATAAGCCTTCTGTTATTCATGAGAAATCGCTAAACAGTATAAAGGAATATTTTAAAAAAAGCAATAGAGAAATGCCAGATAACAATATTAAACAGGCTTATTTTCCAGAGGATGCGATAATTATGGAAAATAACAATGGTACTGCTCCTGGTTGTATTCTAGAAAGCAAAGGAAAAATAATAGGAGTTTTTCCAGGGCCACCTAAAGAGCTAGTGCCTATGTTTGAAGAGAGCTTTTTACCTTATATAAAAAAATTTACAAAAGGAGTCTTATACTCTAAAGTATTAAGAGTTGCAGGACTTGGAGAAAGCAAGGCTTGTGAAATCATTCAAGATATCTTAGATGAGCAAAATAATCCTACTATAGCTCCTTATGCAAAGGATACAGAGGTTACTTTTAGAATAACAGCTAAGGCTAATACAGAGGTAGAGGCTAAAAAAATTATAGAGCCTCTAGAGAAAAAAGTTAGAGAAAGACTTGGCGAAAATGTATATGGAGTAGGAAATACTAGTATAGAGGATGAAACTGCAAAACTTTTAATAAAAAACAATTTAACTATAGCAGTAGCAGAGTCTTGTACTGGAGGATTACTTGCGGGAAAACTTATAAACTATCCTGGTATATCTTCTGTTTTTATGGATGGTGTGGTTTCTTACAGTAATGAGTCTAAGATGAAAAGGCTTGGTGTAAAAGAGGAAACCTTAGATAAATACGGTGCTGTAAGCAAAGAAGTAGCCATGGAAATGGCAGAAGGGGTTTCTAAAACTATGGAAACTAAGGTAGGTATATCTACAACAGGTATAGCAGGACCAACAGGTGGAAGCCCTGAAAAACCTGTAGGACTTGTATATGTGGGACTTTATATAGAGGGAAAAACAAGTTATATAAGATTAAATTTAAATGGTAACAGACAAAAGGTTAGGGATCTTGCAGTAAATAAAGCCATAAATTATCTTAGAAGAAATATTTTAGAAAGATAA
- a CDS encoding DUF5684 domain-containing protein produces MGYYINLLIVIFVFTYINQSLVFFKLANDLNLMNRWLAFIPFLQNILLLRIINKKDWYFILFLVPVVNVIAYVVFYTKFYEMFDLSFPWIIFSIIIWPIGQISNLYIAFLKKNYLKTKKCL; encoded by the coding sequence ATGGGATACTATATTAATTTATTAATAGTAATATTCGTATTTACTTATATTAATCAAAGTTTGGTGTTTTTTAAACTAGCCAATGATTTGAATCTCATGAATAGATGGCTTGCATTTATACCTTTTCTTCAAAATATATTACTTCTTAGGATAATAAACAAAAAAGATTGGTATTTTATTTTGTTTTTAGTACCTGTTGTAAATGTAATAGCCTACGTAGTTTTTTATACTAAATTTTATGAAATGTTTGATTTAAGCTTTCCGTGGATTATATTTTCCATAATTATTTGGCCTATAGGTCAAATTTCCAATTTATATATAGCTTTTTTAAAAAAGAACTATCTTAAAACTAAAAAGTGTCTTTAA
- a CDS encoding FmdB family zinc ribbon protein — MPVLDFKCNDCGNEFFEITTANEKIKCPKCKSEKVERVYKGKFYGKNNCGGDCSCCGGCH; from the coding sequence ATGCCTGTATTAGATTTTAAATGTAATGATTGTGGAAATGAATTCTTTGAAATCACAACAGCTAATGAAAAAATTAAATGTCCAAAATGTAAAAGTGAGAAGGTAGAAAGAGTTTATAAGGGTAAATTCTATGGAAAAAATAATTGTGGAGGAGATTGCTCTTGCTGTGGAGGTTGTCATTAG
- a CDS encoding selenium metabolism-associated LysR family transcriptional regulator: MDFKQIEAFISVAKLKSFSKAANDIFLSQPTISSHISSLEKDLNIQLFDRTSKEVNLTPAGESFLAYAVDIINIRNNAVTHISSFNNTICGKLELLSSTTPCNSIVPDLIVKFKNLYPQTTFNVKELSSGKIVKSVLNLEYELGVVGSYIDNEKIKNYKLFDDELIVLSNISLGLPDVIDIDTLKKYKFIMREKSSATRETVETEFKKFNININAFNVICEVNNIDTLIQFVKTGMGISIVSKKIYENYSSNVNLKASTIKDIDIHRGIYLILNSKRTLTPCGKAFLELCAEEFDLEL, encoded by the coding sequence ATGGATTTTAAACAAATAGAAGCTTTTATAAGCGTGGCAAAGCTAAAAAGTTTTTCTAAAGCTGCAAACGACATATTTTTATCTCAACCAACAATTAGTTCTCATATTTCTAGCTTAGAAAAGGACTTAAATATACAACTTTTCGACAGAACATCCAAAGAAGTAAACTTAACTCCTGCTGGAGAATCTTTTCTAGCTTACGCAGTAGACATAATAAATATCAGAAACAACGCTGTTACACACATATCTTCTTTTAATAACACCATATGTGGTAAGCTTGAATTACTATCTAGTACAACACCTTGTAATTCTATAGTACCTGATCTAATAGTTAAGTTTAAAAATCTTTATCCTCAAACAACCTTTAACGTCAAAGAACTTAGTTCTGGTAAAATTGTAAAAAGCGTTCTTAATTTAGAATATGAATTAGGTGTTGTTGGAAGTTACATAGATAACGAAAAAATAAAAAACTATAAACTATTTGATGATGAATTGATAGTCTTGTCTAATATAAGTCTTGGTCTACCAGATGTTATTGATATAGACACTCTTAAAAAATACAAATTTATAATGAGGGAAAAATCCTCTGCCACAAGAGAAACAGTAGAAACCGAATTTAAAAAATTTAATATAAATATAAATGCTTTTAATGTAATATGCGAAGTAAACAACATAGATACTCTTATACAATTTGTAAAAACAGGAATGGGAATATCCATTGTATCTAAAAAAATTTATGAAAATTATTCAAGCAACGTAAACCTAAAAGCTAGCACAATAAAGGACATAGATATACATAGAGGAATTTACTTAATATTAAATTCTAAAAGGACTCTAACTCCTTGTGGAAAGGCCTTTTTAGAGCTTTGTGCAGAAGAATTCGACCTTGAATTGTAA
- a CDS encoding DMT family transporter, with the protein MIGIIMSILAGIFMSLQGVFNTRLGEKIGVWETNVFVQGTGLILTLIILFVAKNGDFKQIKTANKLYLLGGVLGALIIFTVMRGIKSLGPTYSIATILVAQLLAAAIIDAFGLFGSEKIVFSLNKYLGVALMIIGIVVFKWKSC; encoded by the coding sequence ATGATAGGAATAATTATGTCTATACTTGCAGGTATATTCATGAGTCTCCAAGGAGTTTTTAACACTCGACTTGGAGAGAAAATCGGTGTTTGGGAGACCAATGTATTTGTTCAAGGTACTGGATTGATTCTTACACTTATAATACTATTCGTAGCAAAGAATGGTGATTTCAAACAAATAAAAACTGCAAATAAACTGTATTTACTTGGTGGAGTTCTTGGGGCATTAATTATTTTCACCGTTATGCGTGGAATCAAAAGTTTAGGACCAACTTATTCTATAGCTACTATTTTAGTTGCTCAGCTTTTAGCTGCGGCTATAATAGATGCTTTTGGTTTGTTTGGTAGTGAGAAAATTGTATTTTCTCTGAATAAATACTTAGGCGTAGCTCTAATGATTATTGGCATTGTGGTTTTCAAATGGAAATCCTGCTAG
- a CDS encoding dUTP diphosphatase, with amino-acid sequence MRFTDLFSLQKALDSRIKKEHNLESSLLSKKLLALQVELGELANETRCFKFWSNKGPSDQQTILEEYVDCLHFILSIGLEKDYTDVNIEPVKSELKLTDQFLNLFIDVTDFIVCNSKDHYLTMFEDYISLGHSLNFSLDDIKNGYLKKNEINHKRQDEGY; translated from the coding sequence ATGAGATTTACTGATTTATTCTCTTTACAGAAAGCTTTAGATAGTCGTATAAAAAAAGAACATAATCTTGAAAGTTCACTATTATCAAAGAAGTTATTAGCTTTACAAGTTGAACTAGGAGAACTAGCTAACGAAACTAGATGCTTCAAATTTTGGAGCAATAAAGGTCCTTCAGATCAACAAACAATCCTTGAAGAATATGTAGATTGTCTTCATTTTATACTTAGTATAGGTCTTGAAAAAGACTATACTGATGTAAATATTGAACCCGTTAAAAGTGAACTTAAACTTACAGATCAATTTTTAAATCTTTTTATAGATGTAACTGATTTTATAGTATGCAATTCAAAAGATCATTATTTAACCATGTTTGAAGATTATATATCTTTAGGCCATAGTTTAAATTTTTCCCTTGATGACATTAAAAATGGTTACCTTAAAAAAAATGAAATAAATCACAAAAGACAGGACGAAGGATATTAA
- a CDS encoding UDP-N-acetylglucosamine 1-carboxyvinyltransferase — translation MEKLIINGGNKLYGEVDISGAKNAAVAIIPAAIMASDKKCIIDNIPDIEDVHCLERILKSLGCNVIKEKNTIEIDSTNLTNTNACTEDVRRMRASYYFIGALLGRFGKARVDLPGGCPIGVRPIDQHIKGFEALGADVVIEHGAVIIKADKLVGTKIFFDVVSVGATINVMLAATLAEGVTVLENVAKEPHVVDVANFLNSMGANVKGAGTDVIKIFGVKKLKGCNYSVIPDQIEAGTYMIATSACGGEVTIKNIIPKHLESMSAKLMETGVKIIPNGDSIKVISSGNLKGVNVKTLPYPGFPTDIQQPMTALLCVAKGRSIVNESIWENRFKHVDELKKMGAAVKVEGKTAIVDGVQKLTGAVVKATDLRAGAAMVIAALMAFGTSEVEGIEHIDRGYPHIEDKFKMLGADIKRVKK, via the coding sequence ATGGAAAAGTTAATCATAAATGGTGGTAATAAACTTTATGGTGAGGTAGACATAAGCGGCGCTAAAAATGCTGCAGTTGCAATAATACCAGCAGCAATAATGGCAAGTGATAAAAAATGTATAATAGATAACATTCCTGATATAGAAGATGTACACTGTCTTGAGAGAATACTGAAAAGCTTGGGATGCAATGTAATAAAAGAAAAAAATACCATTGAAATAGATAGTACCAATTTAACAAATACAAATGCATGTACTGAAGATGTAAGAAGAATGAGAGCCTCTTATTATTTTATAGGAGCGCTTTTAGGGAGATTTGGAAAAGCGAGAGTTGATCTTCCAGGTGGATGTCCTATAGGGGTTAGACCTATAGATCAGCACATTAAAGGATTTGAAGCACTAGGAGCAGATGTGGTTATAGAACATGGTGCGGTAATAATAAAAGCAGATAAACTTGTAGGTACTAAAATATTTTTTGATGTAGTTAGTGTAGGCGCTACTATAAACGTAATGCTAGCTGCAACTTTAGCTGAAGGAGTTACTGTTCTTGAGAACGTGGCAAAGGAACCCCACGTTGTAGATGTTGCTAATTTTTTGAACTCTATGGGTGCAAATGTAAAAGGAGCAGGAACAGATGTTATTAAGATTTTTGGTGTTAAAAAACTAAAGGGATGTAATTATAGTGTAATACCAGATCAAATTGAAGCAGGCACATATATGATAGCAACATCTGCTTGCGGTGGTGAGGTTACAATAAAAAATATAATTCCAAAACATCTTGAGTCTATGTCAGCTAAGCTAATGGAGACAGGAGTTAAAATTATTCCAAATGGGGATTCTATTAAAGTTATTAGTAGTGGAAACCTAAAAGGTGTAAATGTTAAGACACTTCCTTATCCTGGATTCCCAACAGATATACAACAACCTATGACGGCACTTTTATGTGTTGCTAAAGGCAGAAGTATAGTAAATGAAAGCATATGGGAAAATAGATTTAAACATGTAGATGAACTAAAAAAGATGGGCGCAGCGGTTAAAGTCGAAGGTAAAACTGCTATAGTAGATGGAGTTCAAAAACTAACAGGAGCAGTGGTTAAAGCTACAGATTTAAGAGCAGGAGCTGCCATGGTTATAGCTGCTTTAATGGCCTTTGGTACTTCTGAGGTTGAGGGAATTGAGCATATAGATAGAGGATACCCTCATATTGAAGATAAGTTTAAAATGTTAGGTGCGGATATAAAGAGGGTTAAAAAATAG
- a CDS encoding MBL fold metallo-hydrolase — protein MIFCPLYSGSSGNSIFVGTDKTKILIDAGLSGKHIENALKSIGQEPSELDAIFVTHEHIDHVKGVGVLSRRHNVPIYANTDTWEAMSKSLGKIKENNIKLIQEDYVDIKDMEIFNFPISHDAADPKGYVVSHGNKKACVATDLGHFSKEVKDAIKECQVILMESNHDVEMLKFGPYPYTLKRRILSSIGHLSNDDCGKAIVDIMKDRKKMIFLGHLSKTNNCPELAYQTVLNILNDNNIKLGKDIDIDVAKRNEPSLCINF, from the coding sequence ATGATATTTTGTCCCTTATATAGTGGAAGTAGTGGCAACAGTATTTTTGTAGGTACTGATAAGACAAAGATACTTATAGATGCAGGACTTTCTGGAAAACATATTGAAAACGCATTGAAGTCTATAGGACAAGAGCCTAGCGAATTGGATGCCATATTTGTGACTCATGAACATATAGATCACGTAAAAGGCGTGGGAGTGCTTTCAAGAAGACACAATGTACCTATATACGCTAATACCGATACTTGGGAAGCTATGAGTAAGAGCCTTGGGAAAATTAAAGAAAACAACATAAAGCTAATACAAGAAGATTATGTAGATATAAAGGATATGGAGATTTTTAATTTTCCAATTTCTCATGATGCAGCAGATCCTAAAGGGTATGTTGTTTCTCATGGAAATAAAAAGGCCTGTGTAGCTACAGATTTAGGGCATTTTTCAAAGGAAGTTAAAGATGCAATAAAAGAATGTCAGGTTATTCTTATGGAGAGTAATCATGATGTGGAGATGCTTAAGTTTGGACCCTATCCCTATACCTTAAAAAGAAGGATATTAAGTAGCATTGGACATTTATCTAATGATGATTGTGGTAAGGCAATAGTTGATATAATGAAAGACAGAAAGAAAATGATATTTTTAGGGCATTTAAGTAAAACTAATAATTGCCCAGAACTTGCCTATCAAACAGTTTTAAATATTTTAAATGATAATAATATAAAATTAGGTAAAGATATAGATATTGATGTTGCAAAAAGAAATGAGCCAAGCCTTTGTATTAATTTTTAG
- a CDS encoding GerMN domain-containing protein yields the protein MIKRNNLVFALLVLMLSLNLLGCEKEDKVSSLNNQKVENIKLSKGDKDDFVNMGLYFYEKSSSKKSEVAKEPRIINKEEVLAEFVMDELIKGPSPESKLSPILPKETKVLYVSVKDKVAYVNLSLEARSIDSKDQELACIKGIVYSLTNLGYVDKVKILINSKNADTLAGNYSISKPLGRDDVKLLK from the coding sequence ATGATTAAAAGAAATAACTTAGTTTTTGCTTTATTGGTTTTAATGTTGTCTTTGAATTTACTTGGTTGTGAGAAAGAAGACAAAGTAAGTTCTCTTAATAACCAAAAGGTTGAAAACATAAAGTTGTCTAAAGGAGATAAAGACGATTTTGTAAATATGGGATTATACTTTTATGAGAAATCATCATCTAAAAAATCTGAAGTAGCTAAAGAGCCTAGAATAATAAATAAAGAAGAGGTTTTAGCTGAGTTTGTTATGGATGAACTTATAAAAGGACCTTCCCCTGAGAGCAAATTGAGTCCAATTTTGCCTAAGGAGACAAAGGTGTTATATGTTTCTGTAAAGGATAAGGTTGCTTATGTAAACCTAAGTTTAGAGGCAAGGAGTATTGATAGTAAGGATCAAGAACTAGCTTGCATAAAGGGAATAGTTTATTCTTTGACTAATTTAGGTTATGTTGATAAGGTTAAAATACTAATAAACAGCAAAAATGCAGATACTTTAGCTGGAAACTACAGTATCTCAAAACCTTTGGGAAGAGACGATGTTAAGCTTTTAAAGTAG
- a CDS encoding SEC-C metal-binding domain-containing protein has translation MSLYKQWTDMVVEYVKTKGEQAFWNEYGDVEEKIYSKLLSSHNNEIKGNVKELADKYDASVVFFMGFLDGINESLEEELDLEKFEDTTEVDSKIDFEKLYFNMLDAKADYLYNLPQWEGIFSQEKRKEITKKWRASKVVVKENKIGRNDPCPCGSGKKYKKCCGAGK, from the coding sequence ATGAGTTTATATAAACAATGGACAGATATGGTAGTAGAATATGTTAAGACAAAAGGCGAGCAAGCTTTTTGGAATGAATATGGGGATGTAGAAGAAAAAATATATTCTAAACTATTGTCATCTCACAACAATGAAATTAAAGGAAATGTTAAAGAATTAGCTGATAAATATGATGCATCAGTAGTTTTCTTTATGGGATTTTTAGATGGAATCAATGAAAGTTTAGAAGAAGAACTTGATTTAGAAAAATTCGAAGATACTACAGAAGTAGATTCAAAAATCGACTTTGAAAAATTGTATTTTAATATGTTAGATGCTAAGGCAGATTATCTATACAATTTACCACAATGGGAAGGCATATTCTCACAAGAAAAGAGAAAAGAAATAACAAAGAAGTGGAGAGCTTCTAAAGTTGTTGTTAAAGAAAATAAAATAGGAAGAAATGATCCATGTCCTTGTGGTAGTGGCAAAAAATATAAAAAATGCTGTGGAGCAGGAAAATAA
- the rlmH gene encoding 23S rRNA (pseudouridine(1915)-N(3))-methyltransferase RlmH: MNITVISVGKLKEKYLKMAIEEYSKRLQRYCKLSVLEVPDEKTPDGANEKEELSIKDKEGLGILKHIKDNMFVVALDLKGKMFSSEEFSEFLSECALNGSSNICFVIGGSLGLSKEVIKRANFKLCFSKMTFPHQLFRVMLLEQIYRGFRIRSGEPYHK; encoded by the coding sequence ATGAATATAACAGTAATAAGTGTAGGAAAGCTTAAAGAAAAGTATTTAAAAATGGCTATAGAGGAGTACAGCAAAAGACTTCAAAGGTATTGCAAGTTAAGTGTTTTAGAAGTGCCTGATGAAAAAACTCCAGATGGGGCTAATGAAAAAGAGGAGCTTTCTATAAAGGATAAGGAAGGGCTTGGAATTTTAAAACATATTAAAGATAATATGTTTGTAGTGGCCCTAGATTTAAAAGGAAAAATGTTTTCTTCTGAGGAGTTTTCAGAGTTTTTAAGTGAATGTGCTTTAAATGGAAGCAGCAATATTTGCTTTGTAATAGGAGGTTCTTTAGGCCTTTCTAAGGAAGTAATAAAAAGGGCCAATTTTAAACTTTGCTTTTCAAAGATGACTTTTCCTCACCAGCTTTTTAGAGTTATGCTTTTAGAGCAGATTTATAGAGGTTTTAGGATTAGAAGCGGTGAACCGTATCATAAGTAA
- a CDS encoding GNAT family N-acetyltransferase: MIELSTERLIIRRFSENDAEDLYEYFSNPKVLEFEPFKPFTKDEAYREAKRRTDDEKFLAVCLKSGKVIGNLYFSKGDFETWEVGYVFNEKYWGNGYASESILALIKYAFLNLNVRRIIAQCDPKNIASWKLLERVGMRREGKLLQNIFFFTDEKGNPIWKDTYEYGILKSEYMKL; this comes from the coding sequence ATGATAGAATTAAGTACAGAACGATTGATAATAAGAAGATTTTCAGAAAATGATGCTGAAGATTTATATGAATATTTTTCAAATCCCAAAGTATTGGAATTTGAGCCATTTAAGCCGTTTACAAAAGATGAAGCTTATAGGGAAGCAAAAAGACGTACGGATGATGAAAAATTTCTTGCTGTATGTTTGAAAAGTGGCAAAGTGATAGGTAATCTATACTTTTCAAAAGGAGACTTCGAAACTTGGGAAGTTGGATACGTCTTTAATGAAAAATACTGGGGAAATGGATATGCTTCAGAAAGCATACTTGCACTGATAAAATATGCTTTCTTAAATCTAAACGTAAGAAGGATTATTGCACAGTGTGATCCTAAAAATATTGCTTCTTGGAAATTACTTGAGCGTGTTGGAATGAGAAGAGAGGGTAAGTTGCTTCAGAATATTTTTTTCTTTACTGATGAAAAAGGTAATCCTATTTGGAAAGATACTTATGAATATGGAATTCTTAAATCTGAATATATGAAGTTATAA